From Phragmites australis chromosome 5, lpPhrAust1.1, whole genome shotgun sequence, a single genomic window includes:
- the LOC133917648 gene encoding uncharacterized protein LOC133917648: MVVGFRRTISFPVPKSPNPAAAGAGSSANKSAAYRARSASLPCRFHPLVLQLNDDVADLRALVGHLVPGATAGSVAEGAEQLGWVLVSLSELLHHPQAQDPLRRLGRSPFAERLLDDFLRLADAHGSFRAALVELAALQAEARSALRREEPARLASAARALRRSGRDLPRIASSARAVAAKAPPPPPADLPADAAAIAAAIVDAASAVASASAAVFSGVSCLSIAAATARVEVETTPCWMPSPARISTPCATPRITHHVITTRPSSMPRICWVADLMRWMSRAKRRSAERQHTDDRCAASTAQHQPDATVTMDPEVKERKAAFERLDNLGRCIADVESSSEKVFRALVNTRVSLLNILSPAF, from the coding sequence ATGGTGGTCGGGTTCCGCCGCACGATTTCGTTCCCGGTGCCCAAGTCCCCCAACCCCGCGGCCGCAGGCGCGGGGTCGAGCGCCAACAAATCTGCGGCCTACCGCGCCCGCTCGGCCAGCCTGCCGTGCCGGTTCCACCCTCTGGTGCTCCAGCTCAACGACGACGTCGCCGACCTGCGGGCGCTGGTGGGGCACCTGGTGCCAGGCGCCACGGCCGGGTCGGTGGCCGAGGGTGCGGAGCAGCTGGGCTGGGTGCTGGTGTCGCTCTCCGAGCTGTTGCACCACCCGCAGGCGCAGGACCCGCTGCGGCGGCTGGGCCGCTCCCCGTTCGCGGAGCGGCTGCTAGACGACTTCCTCCGCCTCGCCGACGCGCACGGCAGCTTTCGGGCTGCGCTTGTCGAGCTCGCAGCGCTCCAGGCCGAGGCGCGCTCagcgctgcggcgggaggaacCCGCGCGGCTGGCGTCCGCGGCGCGCGCGCTGCGCCGGTCCGGGCGCGACCTCCCGCGGATTGCCTCCTCGGCGCGCGCGGTGGCCGCCAaggcgccgcctcccccgccagCCGACctgccagcggacgcggcggccatcgccgccgccatcgtCGACGCGGCCTCCGCCGTGGCGTCGGCGTCCGCGGCGGTCTTTTCCGGCGTGTCCTGCCtctccatcgccgccgccacggCGCGCGTGGAGGTCGAGACCACGCCGTGCTGGATGCCCTCCCCCGCGAGAATCAGCACGCCGTGCGCCACGCCGAGAATCACCCACCACGTCATTACCACCAGACCCTCCTCCATGCCCCGCATTTGCTGGGTGGCCGACCTGATGCGCTGGATGTCTCGGGCGAAGCGCCGGTCAGCCGAGAGGCAGCATACCGATGATCGTTGCGCTGCTTCCACCGCGCAACACCAGCCCGACGCCACCGTAACCATGGACCCTGAGGTAAAGGAACGGAAGGCGGCATTCGAGCGCCTGGACAACCTGGGACGGTGCATCGCGGACGTGGAGAGCAGCAGCGAGAAGGTGTTCAGAGCCCTGGTCAACACTAGAGTCTCCCTGCTCAACATTCTCAGCCCAGCCTTCTGA
- the LOC133919481 gene encoding protein ALTERED PHOSPHATE STARVATION RESPONSE 1-like, which produces MGCKGSKLDEQEAVALCRGRADLLAAAVRHRYALADAHAALADSLASVAEALHLLMTASASTLPRLALPTSRKGVDAPPRQQPSSPPHSSSHINFAPSSESESESGSVASSPHRCAGHDQLHHPHPHPDRLPFPHYGYNGYGYAPEPPFGGYPPGSLRLYYARNRPPQASVAVEQRTAAPERVYYGSFEPAAGGYPQHYSYGSEPPTPGRDSEPPTPGRAAAPPPSASSWDFFNVFDDYDVYDNYCYDAVGGGATAVPAYTPSRSSREVREEEGIPELEEDEVVVKQVDSEYSTPGSGARSRRSSLSGVSSSIAEVDEVENSVVDKEVIGGGNLARQQAGAQRNVTASAPTIRRAIENTDVAGEIKTQFVRASDAVRALAPILEVGRQRYHPRSSVYHVSSQMVSAIALPHSDLGGVELLDVGGEKVVGGRSLSLTLQKLYIWEKKLYEEVKAEEKMRLLLAKNSKRLKFLDQKGAEAHKIDMTRNLVRKLSTKIRIAVRVIAKVSKKISRVRDDELCPQINALIQGFVRMWHDKLDCYLIQCQVMSEAKNLDSIVSGGSSRDLALELELELIKWIVKFSYWVNAQRCFVKALNGWLALCLNYKVEETVDGVPPYSPGKVGAPLVFVICNSWSQAMDRISEKEVVTSMQALVSNVRKLSEQHNVEQTEQIIASRERDKWNKTLERKTQEINKEADALNRKLALVPGWQSLLPSAHTYQEHLLEASNLQTCLGRVVQALESFASSSLKVFEETLRHAEEERLSREGAKVS; this is translated from the exons ATGGGGTGCAAGGGGTCCAAGCTGGACGAGCAGGAGGCCGTGGCGCTGTGCCGGGGCCGTGCCGACCTGCTCGCGGCAGCGGTGCGGCACCGCTACGCGCTCGCGGACGCGCACGCCGCGCTCGCCGACTCGCTCGCGTCCGTGGCCGAGGCGCTCCACCTCCTCATgaccgcctccgcctccaccctGCCGCGGCTCGCGCTCCCCACCTCGCGCAAGGGCGTGGACGCGCCGCCGCGTCAGCAACCCTCCTCGCCGCCACACTCCTCGTCGCACATCAACTTCGCGCCGTCCTCCGAGTCCGAGTCCGAGTCCGGCTCCGTGGCCTCCTCGCCTCACCGCTGCGCCGGTCACGACCAGCTTCACCACCCGCACCCGCATCCGGACCGGCTCCCGTTCCCGCATTACGGGTACAACGGCTACGGGTACGCGCCCGAGCCCCCGTTCGGTGGGTACCCGCCGGGATCGCTGCGACTCTACTACGCGCGGAACCGCCCGCCCCAGGCATCCGTCGCCGTCGAGCAGCGCACCGCGGCGCCGGAGCGCGTGTACTACGGCTCCTTCGAACCGGCGGCGGGTGGGTACCCGCAGCATTATTCGTACGGCAGCGAGCCGCCGACGCCTGGTAGGGACAGCGAGCCGCCGACGCCTGGTAGGGCTGCTGCGCCGCCGCCTAGTGCGAGCTCGTGGGACTTCTTCAATGTGTTCGATGACTACGACGTGTACGACAACTACTGTTACGATGCTGTCGGCGGTGGGGCCACAGCGGTGCCCGCGTACACGCCGAGCAGGAGCTCGCGGGAGGtgcgggaggaggagggaaTACCGGAGCTCGAGGAGGACGAAGTCGTTGTCAAGCAGGTGGATAGCGAGTACTCCACGCCCGGGAGCGGCGCCCGCAGCCGACGCAGCTCGCTCAGTGGCGTGAGCAGTAGCATTGCCGAAGTCGATGAAGTGGAAAATTCTGTCGTCGATAAGGAAGTGATTGGTGGGGGCAACTTGGCGCGCCAACAGGCGGGGGCGCAGCGTAATGTCACTGCGTCAGCGCCGACTATCCGGAGGGCCATTGAGAATACAGACGTTGCCGGTGAGATCAAAACGCAGTTTGTTCGAGCGTCAGACGCCGTCAGGGCGCTTGCGCCGATTCTTGAGGTCGGGAGGCAGAGGTACCATCCCCGGAGCTCTGTGTACCATG TTTCATCTCAGATGGTGTCAGCAATTGCCTTGCCGCATTCAGACCTTGGAGGCGTCGAGCTCTTGGATGTTGGAGGGGAGAAGGTTGTAGGAGGAAGGAGCTTGTCTTTGACGCTGCAGAAGCTCTATATCTGGGAGAAGAAGTTGTATGAGGAGGTTAAG GCTGAAGAGAAAATGCGCCTGCTGCTTGCTAAGAACTCAAAGCGGCTAAAATTCTTGGATCAAAAAGGCGCTGAAGCTCACAAGATCGACATGACTCGAAATTTGGTCAGGAAGCTGTCAACAAAAATCAGAATAGCTGTGAGAGTAATAGCTAAGGTTTCAAAAAAGATAAGCAGAGTACGGGACGATGAATTATGCCCACAAATTAATGCCTTAATCCAAGG GTTTGTGAGAATGTGGCACGATAAGCTGGATTGCTACCTGATACAGTGTCAAGTGATGTCAGAGGCAAAAAACTTGGATTCAATTGTTTCTGGTGGAAGCAGTCGAGATTTGGCATTGGAGCTTGAACTAGAGTTGATAAAATGGATTGTCAAATTTTCCTATTGGGTGAATGCACAGAGGTGCTTCGTGAAGGCACTGAATGGATGGCTAGCACTTTGTCTTAACTACAAGGTTGAAGAGACAGTTGATGGAGTTCCTCCTTATTCGCCTGGAAAAGTGGGTGCTCCCCTTGTGTTTGTCATCTGCAACAGCTGGTCTCAAGCTATGGATCGGATTTCCGAGAAGGAAGTAGTTACCTCTATGCAAGCTCTTGTGTCTAATGTACGGAAGCTGTCGGAGCAACACAACGTTGAACAAACGGAACAGATCATTGCAAGCCGGGAAAGAGATAAATGGAACAAGACATTGGAAAGAAAGACCCAAGAGATTAACAAGGAAGCAGATGCGCTGAATAGGAAGCTAGCCCTGGTACCAGGCTGGCAGAGCCTGCTACCAAGCGCACATACATACCAGGAGCATCTTCTTGAAGCAAGCAATTTGCAGACTTGTTTGGGCCGTGTTGTTCAGGCCCTGGAAAGCTTCGCTTCCAGCTCCCTGAAAGTTTTCGAGGAGACCTTGAGACATGCTGAAGAGGAAAGGTTGTCCAGAGAGGGCGCGAAAGTTTCATAG